A genomic window from Micromonospora ferruginea includes:
- a CDS encoding helix-turn-helix transcriptional regulator, whose protein sequence is MDRTPASNADPSAASRQFRAELRRWRTRRGLTQRALAERVRFSRETVAAVESGRRFGSQEFAARCDDVLATGGRLCDMWPQVAAEQLAADGRRGPRFGEADRPDAAPAVRRDPRDPQAVVAAIDELRELIGQVLAQPEPEGPPPPAVDRR, encoded by the coding sequence ATGGATCGCACGCCCGCGTCGAACGCCGATCCCTCCGCCGCCAGCCGCCAGTTCCGTGCCGAGCTGCGCCGCTGGCGGACCCGGCGCGGCCTGACCCAGCGGGCGCTGGCCGAACGGGTGCGGTTCAGCCGGGAGACGGTCGCCGCGGTCGAGTCCGGCCGGCGGTTCGGCAGCCAGGAGTTCGCCGCCCGCTGCGACGATGTGCTCGCCACCGGCGGCCGGCTGTGCGACATGTGGCCGCAGGTCGCGGCGGAGCAGTTGGCCGCGGACGGCCGGCGGGGGCCCCGGTTCGGCGAGGCGGACCGGCCGGACGCCGCACCCGCCGTGCGGCGCGACCCGCGCGACCCGCAGGCCGTGGTGGCGGCGATCGACGAGCTTCGGGAGCTGATCGGTCAGGTGCTCGCGCAGCCCGAGCCGGAGGGGCCTCCACCGCCGGCGGTGGACCGCCGCTGA